One part of the Mus pahari unplaced genomic scaffold, PAHARI_EIJ_v1.1 scaffold_6700_1, whole genome shotgun sequence genome encodes these proteins:
- the LOC110315709 gene encoding olfactory receptor 2A12-like — translation MIPGQNQSWVSEFILLGFSSDPMTNSILFIVFLLIYLNSVLGNGLIIMLVCLDTQLHTPMYFFLCTLALLDMTFATTTMLHMLVHLLAHSQTISFTHCWLQMFVFGGLGITECTFFVVMAYDRYVAICYPLHYTIILTWGLCIRLAAGTWICGFFSSLLHTFFTMSLPYCGPNRVNHYLCEGPIVCSLACMDTHFVEMVDLVLSVFWGVTPISLTVASYIHIAMAILKIKSTQGRCKAFSTCSSHLTVVTFFYAPATYIYLRSNSSYSAEQDKQISLFYSALTPLLNPVVYSLRNKDIKMAFLKVMGYGRCTSGPG, via the coding sequence ATGATTCCAGGACAGAACCAAAGttgggtttctgagttcatccTGCTTGGCTTCTCCAGTGACCCCATGACCAACAGCATCCTCTTCAttgtcttccttctcatctacttGAACTCAGTCCTGGGCAACGGGCTCATCATCATGCTGGTCTGCCTGGACACACAGCTGcacactcccatgtacttcttcctctgtaCCCTCGCCCTGTTGGATATGACCTTTGCCACCACTACAATGCTCCATATGTTGGTGCATCTTCTGGCTCACTCTCAGACCATCTCCTTTACTCACTGCTGGCTACAaatgtttgtgtttggtggcCTGGGTATAACTGAGTGCACCTTCTTTGTAGTCATGGCTTATGACCGGTATGTGGCCATTTGCTATCCACTGCACTATACTATCATCCTCACCTGGGGCCTCTGTATACGGTTGGCAGCAGGGACTTGGATCTGtggtttcttttcatctttattgcATACTTTCTTCACCATGAGTTTGCCATATTGTGGGCCCAACAGGGTCAACCACTACTTGTGTGAAGGTCCTATAGTATGTAGCTTGGCTTGTATGGATACTCACTTTGTTGAGATGGTGGACTTGGTCTTGAGTGTCTTTTGGGGTGTTACTCCAATTTCCCTCACTGTGGCCTCCTACATTCATATTGCCATGGCAATTCTGAAGATCAAGTCCACCCAGGGGCGCTGCAAGGCTTTCTCTACCTGTTCTTCCCACCTGACTGTGGTCACATTCTTCTATGCTCCAGCCACTTACATCTACTTGAGGAGCAACTCTAGCTACTCCGCTGAACAAGACAAGCAGATCTCACTCTTTTACAGTGCTTTAACACCATTGCTCAACCCTGTGGTCTACAgtctgagaaacaaagatatcAAGATGGCATTTCTCAAGGTGATGGGTTATGGCAGGTGTACCAGTGGACCAGGATGA
- the LOC110315707 gene encoding olfactory receptor 2A12-like, whose translation MCQTTHRIMDSLTVSTMWGMLGQNKSWVSEFILLGFSSDPTTNSILFIVFLLIYLSTVLGNGLIIMLVCLDTQLHTPMYFFLCTLSLFDMSYVTTTMPQMLVHLLAHSQTISFAGCWLQMYVFGALGITECTFFVVMAYDRYVAICYPLHYTVILNWNLCIRLAAGSWICGFLSSLLNTFFTMSLPYCGPNRVNHYLCEGPSVRSLACMDTHILEVVDLVLSVILVIIPISLIVASYVHIAKAILKIKSTQGRCKAFSTCASHLTVVTLFYIPATYIYMRPNSSSSPERDKQLSLFYTAFTPLLNPVVYSLRNKDIKRAFVKVMFYGRWTGGPQW comes from the coding sequence ATGTGTCAGACAACACATAGAATAATGGATTCTCTTACAGTCTCTACCATGTGGGGGATGCTAGGACAAAACAAAAGttgggtttctgagttcatccTGCTTGGCTTCTCCAGTGACCCCACAACCAACAGCATCCTCTTCAttgtcttccttctcatctacctGAGTACAGTCCTGGGCAACGGGCTCATCATCATGCTGGTCTGCCTGgacacacagctgcacacacccatgtacttcttcctctgtaCCCTCTCCCTGTTTGATATGAGCTATGTCACCACGACCATGCCCCAGATGTTGGTGCATCTACTTGCGCACTCTCAGACCATCTCctttgctggctgctggctgcagaTGTATGTGTTCGGTGCCCTAGGTATAACTGAGTGCACCTTCTTTGTTGTCATGGCTTATGACCGGTATGTGGCCATTTGCTATCCACTGCACTATACTGTCATCCTCAACTGGAACCTGTGCATACGCTTGGCAGCAGGGTCTTGGATCTGtggtttcctttcctctctattgAATACTTTCTTCACCATGAGTCTGCCATATTGTGGACCCAACAGGGTCAACCACTACTTGTGTGAAGGTCCTTCAGTGCGGAGCCTGGCTTGCATGGATACCCACATTCTTGAGGTGGTAGACTTGGTCTTGAGTGTCATTTTGGTTATTATTCCAATTTCCCTCATTGTGGCTTCCTACGTTCATATTGCCAAGGCAATTCTCAAGATCAAGTCCACACAGGGGCGCTGCAAGGCTTTCTCTACCTGTGCCTCCCACCTGACTGTGGTCACACTCTTCTATATTCCTGCTACTTACATCTACATGAGACCCAACTCCAGCAGCTCTCCTGAAAGAGACAAGCAGCTCTCACTCTTTTATACTGCTTTTACACCATTGCTCAACCCTGTGGTCTACAGTCtgagaaacaaagacatcaaGAGGGCATTTGTCAAGGTGATGTTTTATGGCAGGTGGACCGGTGGACCACAATGGTGA